The Dehalogenimonas lykanthroporepellens BL-DC-9 genome includes a window with the following:
- a CDS encoding ornithine carbamoyltransferase (TIGRFAM: ornithine carbamoyltransferase~KEGG: dev:DhcVS_1176 ornithine carbamoyltransferase~PFAM: aspartate/ornithine carbamoyltransferase Asp/Orn-binding region; aspartate/ornithine carbamoyltransferase carbamoyl-P binding domain), translating into MRSKDLLSITDLESHEIRLLLSDAAALKAEPYQNTLSGKTLALVFEKPSLRTRVSFELAMKQLGGDAIYLSPAEVGLGKRESVADVARVLSRFVDVLAVRTFAQEKLEELGQWASVPVINALSDAEHPCQALADLLTIFEHKGEFPGLKLTYVGDGNNVAVSLALGAVSVGLDFTIASPRGYEMPAPVVRRALELATANNCRFDALESPEEAVKGADVVYTDVWTSMGQEAENEARLKAFAGYQVNEALLRLAKPDVIVMHPLPAHYGYEVSEGLLDRAQSVVFDQAENRLHAQKALLADILGGLLMSWPA; encoded by the coding sequence ATGAGATCCAAAGACCTTTTATCCATAACCGACCTTGAAAGCCACGAAATCAGGTTACTTTTATCCGACGCGGCGGCTCTTAAGGCCGAGCCGTACCAGAATACGCTGTCCGGAAAAACATTGGCGCTTGTGTTTGAGAAGCCATCTCTCCGTACCAGGGTCAGCTTCGAACTGGCGATGAAACAACTGGGCGGCGATGCCATCTATCTGTCGCCGGCCGAGGTTGGTCTGGGCAAGCGGGAAAGCGTGGCCGATGTGGCCCGGGTGCTGTCCCGGTTCGTGGATGTTCTGGCGGTCAGGACCTTCGCTCAGGAAAAGCTGGAAGAACTGGGCCAGTGGGCCAGTGTGCCGGTTATCAATGCGCTGTCAGATGCCGAACATCCCTGTCAGGCGCTGGCCGACCTTTTGACCATCTTCGAGCATAAGGGGGAGTTCCCCGGCTTGAAACTGACCTACGTCGGCGACGGCAATAACGTGGCCGTCAGTCTGGCGTTGGGGGCGGTTTCGGTGGGGCTTGATTTTACCATCGCCAGTCCCCGGGGTTATGAGATGCCGGCTCCGGTGGTACGGCGGGCGCTGGAACTAGCCACAGCCAATAACTGCCGGTTCGATGCCCTGGAATCGCCTGAAGAAGCGGTCAAAGGGGCTGATGTGGTCTATACCGACGTCTGGACTTCAATGGGTCAGGAGGCCGAAAACGAAGCCAGACTCAAAGCCTTTGCCGGTTATCAGGTGAACGAAGCTCTGCTCCGGCTGGCCAAGCCCGATGTCATTGTGATGCACCCCCTGCCGGCGCACTACGGTTATGAAGTGTCCGAGGGTCTTCTGGATCGGGCGCAATCGGTGGTTTTCGATCAGGCCGAGAACCGTTTGCATGCTCAGAAAGCACTGTTGGCCGACATACTCGGCGGCCTGCTGATGTCCTGGCCGGCCTGA
- a CDS encoding ribosome-associated GTPase EngA (TIGRFAM: ribosome-associated GTPase EngA; small GTP-binding protein~PFAM: GTP-binding protein HSR1-related~KEGG: deb:DehaBAV1_1204 GTP-binding protein EngA~SMART: AAA ATPase), translating into MTKLPSVAIVGRQNVGKSTLLNRLTGRRQAITQDLPGTTRDRMYVPVSHSGREFLLVDTGGMAGGDTGDVFTPAVNEQVRIAMREASVIVFLTEARFGLTPQDEEIAEEVRRSSKPVILVVNKVDNDRQGHHAIEFHALGMGEPVPVSAYHGRGTDALLDRVVELLPAEEALPTEPERLRIAIAGRANVGKSSLLNTLVGEDRAIVSPVPGTTRDAVDTPIDFGTGGVVLIDTAGIRRRGRIERGVEEYSVIRSLHAIDRADVVLIVLDAGEPATAQDTHIAGYAREKCRGLILVVNKSDLLKEVDMAEFDKNMASRFKFIPYARQINVSALSGEGVDKIIPAAFEVQQERTRRIPTPELNSLVRHALARHAPPSSAGRTLKVLYATQIGVSPPEIVFFVNDPALVHFSFERFLENRLREAYGFEGTPIKITFKGRGEK; encoded by the coding sequence ATGACTAAATTACCCAGTGTTGCCATTGTCGGGCGGCAGAATGTCGGCAAATCCACACTACTCAATCGCCTGACCGGCCGTCGCCAGGCGATTACCCAGGACCTGCCGGGCACCACCCGAGACCGGATGTATGTGCCGGTGAGTCACTCCGGCCGGGAATTCCTGCTGGTGGATACCGGGGGCATGGCCGGTGGCGATACCGGTGATGTTTTCACTCCTGCCGTCAATGAGCAGGTGCGGATAGCCATGAGGGAAGCATCGGTGATAGTGTTTCTGACTGAGGCCAGGTTCGGATTGACGCCCCAGGACGAGGAAATCGCCGAAGAGGTGCGCCGCAGTTCCAAACCGGTGATTCTGGTTGTCAACAAGGTGGATAATGATCGCCAGGGTCATCACGCCATCGAATTTCACGCTCTGGGGATGGGGGAGCCGGTACCGGTTTCGGCCTATCACGGGCGCGGTACGGATGCTCTGCTTGACCGGGTGGTCGAGTTGTTGCCGGCAGAAGAGGCGTTGCCGACCGAGCCGGAGCGATTACGCATCGCCATCGCCGGACGGGCCAATGTCGGCAAGTCTTCACTGTTGAATACTTTGGTCGGCGAAGACCGCGCCATCGTCTCTCCGGTACCCGGTACAACCCGGGACGCTGTGGATACACCTATTGACTTTGGTACCGGTGGTGTGGTACTTATAGATACAGCTGGTATCAGGCGCCGGGGCCGAATTGAGCGCGGGGTTGAAGAATATTCCGTCATCCGTTCACTGCACGCCATCGACCGCGCTGACGTGGTGCTGATAGTACTGGATGCCGGCGAACCGGCGACCGCTCAGGACACTCATATTGCCGGATACGCCCGGGAAAAATGCCGGGGACTGATACTGGTGGTTAACAAGTCTGATCTGCTGAAAGAAGTGGATATGGCTGAATTCGATAAAAATATGGCATCCCGCTTCAAGTTCATCCCTTATGCCCGACAGATAAATGTGTCGGCGTTGTCCGGGGAAGGAGTGGATAAAATCATACCGGCCGCTTTTGAGGTCCAGCAGGAAAGAACGCGTCGGATTCCGACCCCTGAGTTGAACAGCCTGGTGCGGCACGCACTGGCCCGTCACGCTCCTCCCAGTTCCGCCGGTCGCACCCTGAAGGTGTTGTACGCCACCCAGATCGGTGTCAGTCCGCCGGAGATCGTTTTCTTCGTCAATGACCCGGCACTGGTTCATTTTTCGTTCGAGCGGTTTCTGGAAAACCGTCTGCGGGAAGCCTATGGGTTCGAAGGTACGCCCATCAAGATTACCTTCAAAGGCAGAGGTGAAAAATAA